A region of the Babylonia areolata isolate BAREFJ2019XMU chromosome 10, ASM4173473v1, whole genome shotgun sequence genome:
CCCCTCTAATAATTTTTGCCAAGATCCGGGTTCGTTCCCTTTAATTTTTGAATGAGCTCTCCATTTTCCCACAAATCTTTATACCGTGAccgctttttttaaaattatcattttatttctccGATTTCTTTATTCtacttctctatttctctccgtctttcttttttcttatatatatatatatatatatatatatatatatatattctcttatcCATCTCTgtcgctgtccgtctgtctctgtatcggtcTCTCCATCTCGTATTTTACCATCCTTCgcccaactctctctgtctctgtctctgtctctctctctctctctctctctctgtgtgtgtgcaagaaaatgtatttaatgtatttattaaaaaaaaaagtatccgcCCTGGTCCAGGAACACATCCTTTCTTACTGTTATCTTGgaagtgtgtgtctatgtggggtgggggtatacaTGGACATAAAGCCAGAAAACATCTTCCTTCTCTTCTATGAACTTGGTATCGGCAGAATTGGAGGAAGGGGTTGGATATGAGAATAATGCCAGAACTATCCCCGCCTCTTCTACTGCGAGCTCTTTAAAGGTGGTGAAGACGGGCATAAGTCCAGAATAACTCCCTCAGCTTATTTGAGTTCCGTATTTGGGCGAAGGGGATAAACGCCACGCATccacgctcgcaaacacacacacacacacacactcactctctctctcttacttactATCCCCACCTGCACCCCCGCtccccacacagacaaacagatacacacactcacacacacacacacactctctccctctgtcattcactagcacacacacacacacacatgcatatacacacatacagacacacatacgcacacacacactcacagacacgtgCAAGCActccgacgagagagagagacagacagacagacaaatagacaaatatGTATGGTCTGAATAGCCCAAACCCGTGAACAGCTTTGTCCAagcagttttatttttctttgacagGTACATTTACAAAACGTTATTTTTTCAATGGGTAAGGttgacgaaaacacacacacacacacacacacacacacacacacacattgtacaaacTCAACATTCGTCCTTGTTTGcgttcaagggctgcaactccaatGTTCACTGGAATGTACGAATAGGCTTTTATGCGCAACACAGTTTTTACCGCGCCTCGCAGGctaccatactccgttttcgggggatgtgcAAGGCGAGTCAAattttgtttccatgacccactgaatgctgacacggGTTATCGGATGTATAACGTGCATGTTTTATCTtctgcgtatatacacgaagggggttgggggtgtgggggtcaggcacgagcaggtctgcacatgtggtGACCTGGcaagtcggaaaaatctccaccctttacccaccagggtcCGTGTTCAAGACAAGGCAAaactacctttgacatggtagggaccccgCAGGTACAGTTCACtttgaaggttaagttatctttgTGTCCAAGACACGcgtggtgcactcaggcagccaacccatcgtctataattaaaaatcctggtgattcccgtctgcgcatgctcttttacttttcACCGCACTACAGTTCAGGGCATTGTCAAgggagttcgcaaaacacgtgctatccgcaaagcacgcctgttttccctgaACAAAAacaatgctgcaaaaggatccgccatgtttacctcaGCTTTTTGTGCAGTCACCCTTGGTAGGAAGCAAGGGCAAATTTGCCGTTTGGCTTTGTAGACCCGCAggtagactcgagtgttcctTCTTCAGTGCTCTTagagtgttcctgaatacctgatactgcttaccctcgggcagtttgccttgcctcaggtagcTTTGatgcaggtacacctttacccgcaggcacgatggtctcttgaatgcggccccaggtgcgccgaaaccccgaaaccgggaatcgaactcaggacatTCGGGCAAGAATCCAGCACCCTGACCAGTCATTCAGCCACCGTAACCCGCCGTACAAACTCAGTATAATTTCCAGTGTCAGTATCATCTACCGTTCTTTACAGCTGTTTTATACAgagaggcaagattacactggctcttagtgctgcagccttgggggctagttggcctttaggaaccatctcaacactgactgtcctaaaaccttcttggccgagagagtggggatgtaacttgagcaagacactctccgctataatcaaattctagcccagatagtaggGACAGTGGTTGCCTCCTtagttgttctggtggtcatagttggacacgactgattatcatacatacAGAGTCAAGAATGTAATCAAACAGAAGTTGATGagacaaaaaaaatattattttacaTCTATTTTGTTTCCTTCAAATGATTATTCTTTATTGTACAATGTATTTAGTGACTCATGTTTGTCAATTACTTACAGGCTTTCCACCTCGAATACCATCAGTACCAATAGCAGTATATATAATAGCACAGAATAGCACATAATAACATAAAAGAGAACAGAttgtgtctttttaaaaaaaacccaaacaattgcAACAGCGTCACAAGGAATATTCAGGCGGGGCCAGtacataaaatatatatacatgaactggaaatcacatgcaaacacaaatacagtagggcTTAAGACATGCAAGCATATACATTTAAGCTGttgcatgtatgcgcgcgcgcgcgcgcacacacacacacacacacacacgcacacacaaacacacacacacaccaacctccccctctcacacacacagacgcgatATGAACGCATATGCTCCCTTGACTATACGCCAGACActgcttgagcgttggaaggcgCTATGCaaatttccatcatcatcatcatcatcatcatcattcttcttcttcttcttattctcattatcatcattagacaTAAAATACGGGCTGATGACTGGGTCTACAATTATATGGTTGCTCAGTGGTTGTtcagttattttatttcattttctaaaaCAGAGAGTTTTCGTTACATCGAGATagagggcattgactgctttgaggAAGAAGCCAATGAAGGAACGACTGGTCTGGGTCCAAAAACCTCCTTCTGTTCCGGCGAAGGAATAAAACAATGAAGTTAGCTGATGGGAAGAAATAGTTCTGAGAAAGGAGtggaagcgaaacgaaacgaaacgaaattttatttcaccagagcaatgagataagcaagtacacatgcttttttccacccagccctggacaaagagaaaaaaagaagaaaacacacacacacacacacacacacacacacacacacacacacacataagaaaaaaaaaaaaacaacaacaaaaaaaacgaaaaatacaacacgcacaaattcgcaattatcaagtacaagaaaaagaaaaaaaagaattaagtactattaaaaagaaggaaggttagggggggggggggggggggggaggggggggttggggggggggataatccatcggtcacaaacaaaattacatacacactcgcaaaCTCTGGGGAAAACATGTTAcaaagggagatagaaaaaaaaaaagaagtcaggcatgatatactactcatacacagaaagaaaaaataaacccaggaagaaaaaaaacaaaaacaaacccactaccagtaacaacaacaccaaatcaaacctacaaatcaatcaaccaaacacacacacaaacacacaaacgaaaacagcCAGCGTTACAAACGCTCTACCACTTTCCATTTCTTCTGCCGGATGGATATTCAGCTGAAGCAGTCAACTCAAAGCAGTGGTTTTCCTCTCGTTTCGAAACGAGGGGGATAACCGTTTCACTAACTGCGTCACGGGAGCAGGCAGTTTATTGCCTCCCTTGTTTAGTCTCCCCTTTTTCACTGTATTCACGTGGTCGTCCTTGTCGATTTCAGTGGGGGCGGGGTTTGAGAACAGTTTTCATCATTCATCTTTGATACAGTAGCGCTCCATCAATGCTGTTTCGTCCAACTCATCATACtacccccacctcttctctcccacctatctatctatctatctatctatctatctatctatctatgtttttaTGTgtctactcattcattcatttattcatttatctctctctctctctctatctacctatctgtctatctatctatctatctactttcttacttattcatgcatttatctattcatgtatgtatgcatttatttaattatttatttttttcttttacttattcattcattcattcattttaaaaCGGAATCGGTCGAATGTGAAAAAATAACGTTTTAACTAAACATCTGTAATTGTCTAATTTTGGTGACACACACAGGTAgcttatcgttttttttttgttttttttttaagggttggTATCTTGCCTAAGCAATAACTTTTCCCTTAACCCAAATAATTAATTTGTCTTTCTCATGATGTCATTTACCTGGGCAAGAAGTTTTGCGTTAGACACAGTTAAAATTCAGTTTGTGTTAGATGCGTGGTGACACAATAATTATTTAGTTATTCACTCAGCTGGctagtctttttgttgttgttgttgttgttgttgttgctgttcagtaTGTTTTTGGTAATAGTTTGCAACCTGGTGTCATCATTTCTGATCTTCCCAAAATGCTGTTGTCATTAAATTGTATTCTGCAATATTTTTGGACATCAAATTTCTTGATATACAAgcaagcaggggggggggggggggggagacacaccaAACTTCCATTATTAGATTTGTTGCCCTATTTAGAGAACTTGCAACGGGTATTCACAATGCGAATTCGGTTTTCCAATAGTAGTGATCATTATCCTCGATGCGCAAATAGTCAAACCCAAaacacaccccctacacctcccaccccaccccacccaccacacgccCTCCCCCATGTCCCTCCCCacacttcccaacacacacataaccaaaaaCGTCATCATAAGCTTTTCATTCGGGGTTTTCATagacagcatcatcagcatcatcatcatcgtagtttGTCCCGCCGCGAGCGAGCGAAGCCAAGTCTGGTGGTGGACCATGGCCTTGACCCATGTCTATgtactcctcactctccatcgcAGAAGAGTCACAGGCTGCCTTGGGTTGTTGCCCCCCTTTCCCCGCTCCTCGGCCACCGTGGGAGAAGGTGTCGTCGTCTTCCTGGCCAAAGTCTGCGTAGGGGGCGCTCTCCTGCCCTGTTCCCACCACCAGGTGGTCGTACTCGTGACCTCGCTGGGTGTTCTGAacggcgagggggtgggggtgggggtgggggtgggggtgcgggccaAAATGCACCAGCCTGTGGTAGCGGCTAGCACCACTGGCACTGCTGTCTCTGGACAGCGTTGAGGAAGGCGTTCCAGATGGCCCtgtcaaataaatgaataaataaataaataaataaataaacagttaaatagataaacgaataaataaatgaataaatgactgaatggataaatagataaagaaacaaagaaacaaacaaacaaataaaaagatagataaatgaaaatagaaagaaacgataaataaacaaacaaacaaacaaacaacaacatcaacaacaataccatcaccaccaccaccacctccaccaccaccaacaacaacaataatgaaaataattttaaagaataataataataatgacaacagcaacaacaccaacaccaacaacaacaacaacaacaacaatactaccactactgctactactgatgatgatgatgatgatgatgataataataataataataatgatgatgatgatgataatgataacgaaacCTACCACAGACAAGGCATTCCCTTGCAGCCGATGTGAAAAAATCTGCCGAACTCGAGTCGGACTCAGCAGCCATCAGCATGCTTGCTCACGAAGGACCACACTGACACGatcttgatgatggtgatgatgatgatgaggaggaggaggaggaggaggaggaagaggaggaggaggaggatatttatatagcacttatcctcggtcggagaccaaactttcagcgctttacaaacacggggccatttgcacaacatgctttctacctgggtagaaccgactgtcagctgccattgggcgctcatcattcgtttcctgtggtcgttcaatcaggtttcagtcactcaTACATGattatactcatacagacatgtaatattttacgaatatgaccattttgtttatttacccagccatgttggcagccatactccgttttcgggggtgtgcattctgggtatgttctttttttttcccccattaccTACAgaatgctggcatggattacaggatctttaacgtgcgtatttgaccttctgcgtgcgtatacacatacgaaagggggttcaggcaccagcaggtctgcacatatgttgacctgggaggagatcgggaaaaaaaacaaaaacaaaactccatcctttacctaccatccgccgttacggagattcgaacccgggaccctcagtttgaaagtccaacgctttattaaCCACTCGATCCCAAAGTCATAGCTAACCGACACTATCAGCTCTTTAGCTTACCTGTGAATCTCGGCAGAGGAGGTCGGACATTATTGGAAAGGTCACGGTCATGGGTCGGGGTCACGGTGGGtggaaggtcaaggtcaaggtcaaggtcatcagCGACACTGTAAATGGCGGAGGAGGGTCGGGCAGTGTCATACGCCGCGTCATACGTGTCATCCTCGTCCTCTCTGACGTCAGCGCTACGGCTGGGCCCGTGATCAGCTGTGAGATCGAATCCACGGACTGCAttgatttctgtctttctgtctgtctctgactctctgtctctttttctctatacATTTCAGTTagtccccgtctctccccccccccttccctccacctctccccccctctctttctctgtctctgtctctgacactatccctgtctctgtctctttttctctgtacacTGATCTCtagcttctttctctctttgtctccgacAATTATctcgttgtctgtttctctgtgtctgtctgtctgtctgtctgtctgtctctttgtctttctccttctctaccCTTGTGTCTGTGGCAtttacacacaggcacagacgcacagacacagaggcacacagacagcacagggaaaaaacacgtgcacgcacacactcccacataattatatacacatgcaccaccaccatcaccaccaccaccaccaccactatctctaccaccaccaccacagcaacaacaaaaactactactactactactactactactacagataaGAACAACAATAGGAAAGTAGGTGGTGGATTACCTGTGATGAAACGAGCAGAATCCGTGGTGTAGATATAGTTGGTCATTGAGCGTGTCTTCGTCTGTAAGTCCAGGTctctgaggaacacacacacacacacacacacacacacacacacacacacacacacacacacacgcacacacacacacacacacacccacaccacacacacacacacacacaccaaaaaaacacaaaacaacaacaacaaaaaacccacccacccaccacaacacacacacacacacacacacacacacacacacacacacgtacaccacacacacacacacacacacacacacacacacacgcacacaccacgcacacacacacacagagtttcagttcaAGCTTAAAAGAGGCATGAATACCTGCAAAACActgtacattacaccacatcacattacatcatattacagcacagcacagcacagcacaacacggcacagcacaacacaaaacaacacagcacagcacagcacagcaccacacaacaaagtaaagcacagcaccgcacagcacaacacagcacagcccagcacatcACAttttgtcacatcacatcacattacatcatatcacatgacagcacagcacaatacagcacagcacaacacagcacagcacagcacaacacaagttTCATTGGCGACCCGCCTTTTTCTAACACAACGTCACTTACCTCagcttcctcttgttcttcttccggCTCAAGATGCAGTAGACGCCGACTGCAACGACgctgacaacgacgacaatgacgactaCCACTCCGACCACAGCTCCAGCGCCGATGTCTTCTTCAGAATTTGTCTGATCTGCAAAGCGTGgacaaggtggggggggggaaggaatgtTATTTAATGTCCCGTTGTCacatatatcggtgattgaagacaatttgttagagtattaatgtatgcattacatatgtatacaaatacatacaaggGCAAGCTGAAGGTCCCATCATAACCTTTTTACGACAATCGGGGAAATGGACTCATATTTATCTTCTGtcaagcgcaatagccgagtggttaaagcgttggactttcagtctgagggtcccgggttcgaatctcggtaacgccaTGCactttaaaatgttacatgtctgtccgagtgtgcaCAAGTGCgtccctgaaatctgattgaatgacacaggaaacgaatgatgagcgcccaatggcagccgtcagtcggctctacccaggtaggcagcctgttgtgcaaatgaccccatgtttgataagcgcttagagcttggtctccgaccgaggataggcgctatataagtatccatatcatttattcattcattctgtgacgAGGGTTCGGCATAGGACGCTATAACGTAGACAGAAATACGTGAggatagtgttttttttgtttttttttaatttcttcctcttcttcttcttcttcttcttcttcttcttcttcttcttctttatcgttgttgttatcattatcatcatcatcatgaccaagatcatcatcattagtGGTATTAGTATGAGTATTGtaataatgatatcatcatcat
Encoded here:
- the LOC143286656 gene encoding uncharacterized protein LOC143286656; amino-acid sequence: MWTMMMMLALAGTSVLFCDPVLARCTRTTKSNNTGGSCTFDFNYCGWTDDLNWVRVDRFHFGQNSYIRSNFSDASTGSEAHLYSPRLCATGSDAFRSLTFRYSIEKSDRCRLSVFVETLTHRQKVWETREGTGISFSRPVPPILLRCSDSPFQIVFVARKLTGEPCGNMFDEVDVDDIVYRDAFMTSSPYHDCATFPGKVLSTTSHPPVSSTDQTNSEEDIGAGAVVGVVVVIVVVVSVVAVGVYCILSRKKNKRKLRDLDLQTKTRSMTNYIYTTDSARFITADHGPSRSADVREDEDDTYDAAYDTARPSSAIYSVADDLDLDLDLPPTVTPTHDRDLSNNVRPPLPRFTGPSGTPSSTLSRDSSASGASRYHRLVHFGPHPHPHPHPHPLAVQNTQRGHEYDHLVVGTGQESAPYADFGQEDDDTFSHGGRGAGKGGQQPKAACDSSAMESEEYIDMGQGHGPPPDLASLARGGTNYDDDDADDAVYENPE